One window of the Manihot esculenta cultivar AM560-2 chromosome 14, M.esculenta_v8, whole genome shotgun sequence genome contains the following:
- the LOC110631369 gene encoding uncharacterized protein LOC110631369, whose amino-acid sequence MGKKLDAILGRTFKTSKFIPLAHLATSRLAVFKNQHQVRCNQARSDVLQLLQQGHHERALLRVEQVIKEQHLLDVYVMMEGYCNLLVERVHLIVQERVCPDELKEAVSSLFYASTRCGDFPELQEIRKVFTSWYGKEFAARSIELRNNCGVNPKMIQKLSTRQPNLDSRMKLLKEIASENNIVVQLEEASDTNEEKMEVSKKQNQHEHKMSTNSDSSKLVSPEEMEKVALNDSVKAKKNYRDVSDAAQAAFELAADAAAAARAAVELSRSEPHDPDNHNSPGNRGKKVTDKDESMKLESEQKNHVFHHGNEGKKLEANDSAEQKGLTSTATSNSGPTEEGLRVYSMSLDAEHLVEQLEKDIVLDESDDETHDLGSNIKSGKIKGEIKAAEKKIPSIIQAGLHREKGPISVRTRGLRGY is encoded by the exons ATGGGAAAGAAGCTTGATGCTATTCTTGGAAGAACCTTCAAGACCTCAAAGTTCATACCACTCGCCCATCTTGCTACCTCTCGCCTTGCAGTTTTCAAGAACCAACACCAAGTCAGGTGCAATCAAGCTCGCTCTGATGTGCTTCAGCTTCTTCAACAGGGCCACCACGAACGTGCTCTTCTTCGT GTTGAGCAAGTGATCAAGGAGCAGCATTTGTTGGACGTGTATGTTATGATGGAAGGATACTGCAATCTCTTGGTTGAAAGGGTCCACCTCATTGTCCAGGAGAG AGTGTGTCCTGATGAATTGAAGGAGGCAGTGTCAAGTTTGTTTTATGCATCTACCAGATGCGGAGATTTCCCTGAGCTTCAAGAAATTCGCAAAGTTTTTACTTCTTGGTATGGGAAGGAATTTGCTGCTCGTTCTATTGAATTGCGAAATAATTGTGGAGTCAATCCTAAG ATGATACAAAAACTGTCAACCAGGCAGCCAAACTTGGATAGCAGGATGAAGCTCCTCAAGGAGATTGCCTCAGAGAACAACATCGTTGTGCAACTTGAGGAAGCCTCTGACACAAATGAG GAAAAAATGGAAGTCAGCAAGAAGCAGAACCAGCATGAGCACAAAATGTCAACTAATTCAGATAGTTCTAAGCTGGTTTCACCTGAAGAGATGGAAAAAGTTGCCTTGAATGATTCAGTTAAGGCAAAGAAAAACTATAGGGATGTATCTGATGCTGCTCAAGCAGCTTTTGAGTTAGCTGCCGATGCAGCAGCTGCTGCAAGAGCAGCTGTGGAACTCTCTCGATCTGAACCCCATGATCCTGACAATCATAACAGTCCAGGTAATCGAGGAAAAAAAGTAACAGATAAAGATGAGTCCATGAAACTTGAATCTGAACAAAAAAATCACGTATTCCATCATGGAAATGAGGGCAAAAAGTTGGAGGCTAATGATTCAGCAGAACAGAAGGGGTTAACGTCCACTGCAACTTCAAATTCAGGTCCAACAGAAGAAGGTTTGAGGGTATATTCAATGTCTCTAGATGCAGAGCACCTAGTCGAGCAATTGGAGAAGGATATAGTTCTTGATGAGAGTGATGATGAAACTCATGATCTGGGTTCCAATATAAAATCCGGCAAGATCAAAGGAGAGATCAAAGCAGCTGAGAAGAAAATCCCTTCAATCATCCAAGCTGGTCTGCACAGAGAGAAGGGACCAATTTCTGTCAGGACCAGAGGATTGCGTGGCTACTGA